The Verrucomicrobiales bacterium sequence TTTTTGGCCACCTCCGACATGTCCGCCATTGCCTTCTTGATTTGGTCATACATCCCCGCCAGCTGGAAGGCCTCCCACATGACGCGTTCGGTGGCATCGCGCTGGCGACCGAGCTCCGCCAGGATGACGTCATTGGTCTGGGGTTGGCTGTAAGCTGCGTCTCGCGGTGGATTGAGTAAGCCAAGCGTCGATCCTCCAGCTGTCGAAGCCCGTAAGTCCCAGCGGGCGCTTGCCTCGATGCGGTAGAGCGGATGCCCTTCATGCATCAGCGCGGAATGATTCGGGTCGACATAGCGACCGACGTGATAGCCACGAACGATTTCTTCATGGCGGAGATGGCTGGTGGAGTCGGTTGGCGGCGGTGCCATGTGGAACGTAACGCGTCCGGTAGGCCGCGTAGAGCATCCAACAATTGAGGTGAGCAGCAGAGAGAGAACTAGTGTTTTCATGGATGTGGAGATAGGAGAGAAGGTTAGTAGTCGTCGGCAGCAATTGTGCGGCGCTGAGCTAAACTCTGAGGATCCTTGGGATCGGTGACGGTGGAACCGGGCGAGATGGCGTTGCCGATAACCGCCTCGTTCCGATCGATGGTCTGGAGAACGTAGAGATAGAACTGTTTACCGCTGGCGACCCGGACGTAGAATCCATCCCGCTGGATCGCTTCGTGTATGCGTTGGGCGAAGACCTGCAACACGTCCTGCGCTCCTTTGAGTGGAGCGTTATTGAGCGAACGGCGGTCGATGGAACCGAATAGAGTCGTTTCCTTCTCGGTCAAGGCAGCCGCGGCACCGCTCAAGAGTGTGGCAGCGAAGAGTTTTATTTCTGCCAAATCATCGGATTTGATGACCCGACCCCGCAATCCGGCACTACCGTCAGTGATCCCCCACCCTGCTTGGTCGCTCGCAAACTCCCGATCCAGTGCTATCCCTTTGAGACGAAGCTCTTCACCGGTGCGCCAAACCAACGTCCAGCCGCCACCGCTGGCAATCCGCTCCCGAAGTCGGTCGGTCTGAGCCGTCCCGTGAACCTCGGTCCCGGCCGGGATGACCAATCGCCCGGCGTGGTAGATATCTTCGGTGATCAATCCGATGATGGGAGTCTGGATGGAAGCCGAGTCGACCGTAATCACGGTCTCACAAGGGATGAGTCGACCATAGGGTGCATAGACCGGGTTGGTAGGTTTTGTTGTCGTGATCGTACCGGGAGAGTCCGCTACCAAGCTAAGGGGGAGAGGGGGTAGACTTGGCGCGACAGACGCCACGACCCGTGGTGCGGTCTGGATAGGTGGTTCGTTGGTTCGAGCGATGACCAGAGGCGGCTCTGGCTTGGGTGCGGGTGGTCGGTAAACCTCCATTGGCCGTTCCACCGTGTGCACGATCTGAGGCCGATCCGTTCGGTTGGTGATCCCTACCGTCTGGCTAGCCAGGCTTGCCGTGGAGGGTTCCGCCGGCTGGCGAACGGTGAAGAAAACCAGCGCCGCAGCTGCAAACAGGACGGCAAAGGTGATCAGCCTCCCGCTTCGGGTTTTAAAGAACCCTAGAAAGTCTCTGGGGCTCACGGTCTGCCCTCCTCTGGGTAAACCGGAAGCGGTTCGCGGTTGGGTGGCGGCAGAGGTGGAGAGGGCGTTAGACGCTGGACCAGGATGGTAAACTCGTTCTTGAGCGATAGCTCGTTGCGCCCTCCATCAGGCGTCCCGGTGATCGCGAAATAGACGGTGCACTCCGTGTTCGGGAGCAGAATGCCCGGGGCATCGCTGATCGACTGCGAATACAGCCGGTCGCCCGCTTTGACTGAAAAGGTATCAGGCGCGTAGCGGATAGTCTCACTCGACCGGTTCTTGAGAGTAAGGTGGAAGACCAAGGTATCCTCCGGGTTAAACCGAAAGATCTCCTCCACATGAATTTGGTAGTCGCTAAAGTCGGTCAGGAGGGGCTTGGAACCGAAGGTCCGAACCTCGACTTGGGCCACGCTTTCTGGATGCTGCTCTTTCAGAATCGGGAACGCCTTGGCCTTGTCCAGCAAGGCCAAGAGGCGAGTCGGAGAGACGACTGGGCTCGGCTGAGGGAGGAAGGGAATCGGCTTGTCCTCCAGATTGAGGGCGAGCACGGGGAAAAGGCTCTCCACCAGTTCAAACACATAGGTGCGATTGTTCCAGCGGATATTGAGGTTAGACGCCGCTTTGGCAGTCATGGCTCGAACGGATACGAACGAGGTTCCCTTGCTATGAGCCATTTGGAACAAGCCCGGGAGATTGGGGTCATTTGATACCCCTGCCGCATCAATGGCTGCGATGGCACTCGGAAAACAGAGGGTTGTCACCCGGTTGGTGGCAACGGGCACTGTGATCACGATGCGGTCGTCGAGTAGCACCCGCTCGACCTGGTCGCGTGCTGCAGCAGCGCCTAGGGAAAGTCCCGAGATAAAGAGACAAAAAATACTACTTGAGGATTTCATAGGTGAAGTCACCGACAGCGGTCGGGAAGCGGCCGTTGGCGGCCAGGTTGGGGTTACGGAGCAACCGAAGGGTAAGCTTGAAGGGGAACGCTTCCGTGAAGGCCCGTTCCTGAAACACTCCCGTCCGGAGGATCTGGCCCGACACGCTCGCTAAAATCTCGTCATCACGGGTCGTGAGAATATCGATCTTGGCGATCTCGGGCTTCTGATGGAGTTGCTTGGAACGAAATTCCACCGCGTCTCGGGTCTTCGCTTCCTCGGCCTTCTGGAGAGCTGGACTCAGGAAAAGCCGTTTGAGCAGATCGAGTTGATCAAAGTCTCTCGGGTTACGTTGGAGAAAAGCCACGGTGGCCAGTTCGGCTTGTTGGACGTGGAGGGCAGACGCCTCCTCGAACTGCAGCAGTGGACTCACGTAATAGGTCTGAGCAGGATCAATGATCACGACTCGTTCTCGATGTTTGAACTGTTGAACCAGATGGTAGCGATCCAACGCCGCGAGGCCGGTTACCGCGACTGCAACCAAAAACCAAAACCATGGCAGTCGGTCCCGCTGAGCGAATAGCTCCGTGGGATCAAATCTCTTTTGAATGGGCTTTGGGATGCCGGTTGGAGGCCGGGTTTCCCGCAGGATAGGTGAAGGAAATTCCATGGATTTAGGAGTGACCGTTCTTAGTTTTGGCAATGCGATCGCGCACGGATGGATCGCCTGGTATGTCATAACCGGGGCGCCCACGAGCGCCGCGGGGGGGCCGTCCACTGCCAGCAATGATGATGGCTCCAGCGCTGCCATGGCCGGCAGCTGAGGATAAAGTGCTGAGCCCAGCGGCCAGCGTGCTGGCGGCTGCGGTAACCAGGGGGCTCCCTACTGAGGAAGCGACGGCCGCAGCACCTGCGGTGGTCGCGACGGTCTGGAGAGCGCTGCTGAATGCGCCGGCCAGTAGCTGGCCTCCAGCAAGAGATCCCTGAGTGAAGACCTGCTGGATGATCACCGGAGCGGCCACCGTGCTGAAAACGATCCAGAACCCAATCACGGCAACTCCGAGCAGCTGCTGCAGGGTGTAGGCGGATGCTGTCGGGTCAAAGAACTTAAGGGCTGGATCGGTCATGTAATCTAAGATGCCTTGAGTGACCAGGGCGGCGACGGCCCAGCCCAAGGGCCAGAGCAGCACGGCGAAGAGATTCATCAGGTAGCGGTTACCGATCGAACGGAGCGCAGGAATAGCCATGAAGCCGATCAGGAGCGGAGAAAGAGCATATCCAAGATACAAGATCACTTTCTGGAAGATGTAGGACCAAAACAGGAGGAGAGACGCAAACTGCCCGAGTAACCATAAGACTCCGGAAACCAATAGCTCCACGGTGAACCCGTTCACGTCGGCCAGGATCTCCCACCAGGAATGATCCGTGGCAGCATCGTGCTTCACCTTAAGAAGCCGGTTAAACTGGGTATGGATGTCGGCAGGATCCACCCCTAGACCGCTGAGAATGGAGTCCTGGAGGAGGGCTTGGATCGCGTTGCCCCACCGCGGGACCATCACGAGCAGGGAAACCAGGACTACCAGACGTACGAGATGCATGATCAGGGTCTTCTCCGACAATCGGTGAAGGACCAAGAGCATGGTTCCAACAATGAAAAGCATGAACGCAACCGTGCGCAGCATCTCGTGCAGCTCAGCGCATTTCTGCAGCAGGGTCGGAAAAATGGTCTCAAACGGTGGCATGACAGGGGGGAGAGCGGTGCGTTAGTGGGTGGGAAAGTTCACCGGAGTGCTCCAGAGCCGAAAGGTCTGGCCGTAACGGTCGATTCCTTCCGTGAACTCGGCTCTCTTCTGCTCGAGCTTGGCCGCTCCTTGGCGACGTTCATCCGCGCGATTGGCAGCGTCCTGAACGAGGACTGAGGCTGCCGCTTGATGCAGTTCCTGATCCGTGCCGGCCAGGGCGGCATGGAGACCGGCCAGAACCGCCGTGAGCTTCTGCACTTCCGCGTCCGTCTTGGCTGCCTTGATCCCTTCGCTGGCCGTAGCAATCTCCGCTTTGATGGTCGCTCGGCGAGCGGTGGTGTCTTTCGAGACTGCCAGATAGTTGGCTGTGGCGTCCTGGACAGCCGCTACCGGACGGTAGGTGCTCTCCCGACGGACAACGACCGCTCCCTCAGGCGTACGGAACTGAGCTTCCACGGGATGAAAGAGCCCACCGCCATCCGATGTCATAGCCCT is a genomic window containing:
- a CDS encoding TrbI/VirB10 family protein yields the protein MSPRDFLGFFKTRSGRLITFAVLFAAAALVFFTVRQPAEPSTASLASQTVGITNRTDRPQIVHTVERPMEVYRPPAPKPEPPLVIARTNEPPIQTAPRVVASVAPSLPPLPLSLVADSPGTITTTKPTNPVYAPYGRLIPCETVITVDSASIQTPIIGLITEDIYHAGRLVIPAGTEVHGTAQTDRLRERIASGGGWTLVWRTGEELRLKGIALDREFASDQAGWGITDGSAGLRGRVIKSDDLAEIKLFAATLLSGAAAALTEKETTLFGSIDRRSLNNAPLKGAQDVLQVFAQRIHEAIQRDGFYVRVASGKQFYLYVLQTIDRNEAVIGNAISPGSTVTDPKDPQSLAQRRTIAADDY
- a CDS encoding type IV secretion system protein produces the protein MPPFETIFPTLLQKCAELHEMLRTVAFMLFIVGTMLLVLHRLSEKTLIMHLVRLVVLVSLLVMVPRWGNAIQALLQDSILSGLGVDPADIHTQFNRLLKVKHDAATDHSWWEILADVNGFTVELLVSGVLWLLGQFASLLLFWSYIFQKVILYLGYALSPLLIGFMAIPALRSIGNRYLMNLFAVLLWPLGWAVAALVTQGILDYMTDPALKFFDPTASAYTLQQLLGVAVIGFWIVFSTVAAPVIIQQVFTQGSLAGGQLLAGAFSSALQTVATTAGAAAVASSVGSPLVTAAASTLAAGLSTLSSAAGHGSAGAIIIAGSGRPPRGARGRPGYDIPGDPSVRDRIAKTKNGHS